One Caretta caretta isolate rCarCar2 chromosome 24, rCarCar1.hap1, whole genome shotgun sequence genomic region harbors:
- the SDHC gene encoding succinate dehydrogenase cytochrome b560 subunit, mitochondrial, which yields MAASLLRHVGQRCLWTRLSPSLSMRHVVPMGTAAKEEMAQFCDKNTQSNRPMSPHITIYKWSLPMLMSIAHRGTGVAMSAGVSLFGLAALILPEQFPYYLAFVKSLSLGPALIYSAKFALAFPLTYHTWNGIRHLMWDMGKGFKIPQVYQSGVLVLVLTLLSSAGLAAM from the exons ATGGCGGCCTCTTTGTTGAG ACATGTGGGTCAGCGTTGCCTGTGGACTCGGCTCAGCCCCAGCCTTTCTATGCGACA CGTGGTCCCCATGGGAACAGCAGCGAAGGAGGAGATGGCTCAATTTTGCGATAAAAACACCCAGTCAAACCGTCCCATGTCCCCTCATATCACCATCTACAA GTGGTCTCTGCCCATGTTGATGTCCATCGCCCACCGTGGCACTGGTGTTGCAATGAGTGCAG GGGTGTCTCTCTTTGGTCTGGCTGCCTTGATTCTCCCGGAACAGTTCCCCTATTACTTGGCATTTGTGAAGTCACTCAGCCTGGGGCCTGCTCTTATCTACTCTGCTAagtttgccttggctttcccccTCACCTACCACACCTGGAACGGAATCCGACACCTT ATGTGGGACATGGGAAAAGGATTTAAGATTCCCCAAGTCTACCAGTCTGGAGTCCTGGTCCTGGTCTTGACCCTGCTTTCCTCTGCTGGACTCGCAGCCATGTGA
- the CFAP126 gene encoding protein Flattop has protein sequence MATNYKAGQYEDAFTAQNLQNWTLPKLYKEHPSAREGYTQFVANDRGHLLPAVPRSKASPWGTFMGTWEMPLKIPPTKLNLTSRSAAAASHLTNWIHKSTALTSACNGLRPQITGKPQEPESHTQTTKELSNKNSQASGRGSQGPRSSAKMPPEEEAYRKGSTTPKVPLSRQPGCMDVRIKGATSQEISGSHQPGSKEAWHRGSVSSEVPLSRQPGCMDVRIKEISSPKVPASNRPPSREANPRRAISAEVPAGSRPGSMEAKAKGVSSPELVALCCSGSIEANPRGAISPEALASGRPGSKASEAAETQKRMSRRVVEGNGSMSPKMEGSARPQSCPEERFGQTFN, from the exons ATGGCAACGAACTACAAAGCGGGGCAG TATGAGGATGCCTTCACTGCACAGAATTTGCAAAACTGGACCCTGCCCAAGCTCTACAAGGAG CACCCCTCTGCCCGGGAAGGCTACACCCAATTTGTAGCCAATGACCGAGGACACCTGCTCCCTGCAGTGCCACGTTCAAAG gcttCCCCCTGGGGAACATTTATGGGAACCTGGGAGATGCCACTGAAGATCCCCCCAACCAAACTGAACCTGACCTCTCGCTCGGCTGCCGCAGCCTCGCACCTCACCAACTGGATCCACAAGTCCACCGCACTGACCAGCGCCTGCAACGGCCTCCGCCCGCAGATCACCGGCAAG ccccaaGAGCCtgaatcacacacacagaccacaAAGGAGCTTTCCAATAAGAACAGTCAGGCATCTGGCAGAGGCTCCCAGGGCCCCAGGTCCTCAGCCAAAATGCCCCCTGAAGAAGAGGCTTATCGCAAAGGATCCACCACCCCCAAGGTCCCACTGTCACGCCAGCCTGGCTGCATGGACGTTCGAATCAAAGGAGCTACCTCCCAAGAGATCTCAGGTTCACACCAGCCAGGCTCAAAGGAGGCTTGGCACAGAGGAAGTGTGTCATCTGAAGTCCCATTGTCACGCCAGCCTGGCTGCATGGATGTTCGAATCAAAGAGATCTCTTCACCCAAAGTCCCAGCTTCCAACCGACCCCCTTCAAGGGAGGCTAATCCCAGGCGAGCCATCTCTGCCGAAGTCCCAGCTGGAAGTCGACCTGGGTCAATGGAGGCTAAAGCCAAAGGAGTCAGCTCACCTGAGCTTGTGGCTTTATGTTGTTCTGGGTCAATAGAGGCCAATCCCAGGGGAGCCATCTCGCCTGAGGCCTTGGCATCAGGCCGCCCTGGTTCAAAGGCTAGTGAAGCAGCTGAGACCCAGAAGAGGATGTCAAGGAGGGTAGTGGAGGGGAACGGGAGCATGTCGCCCAAGATGGAAGGGTCAGCGAGACCCCAGTCCTGCCCTGAAGAAAGATTTGGGCAAACATTCAACTGA